The Spirochaetaceae bacterium region GGTGCATCGCCGGATTCCGCCACGTGCCGCCACGTGCCGCCGCCGGTGGGGTTGCCGCGGGCGGCGCGCGGGATTAGGTTGGCTGCGCCATGGGCAGGTTCGTGTTGGCCCTCGACCAGGGCACCACCAGTTCGCGCGCGCTGCTGTTCGATGCCGCCGGGGCCGTGGTGGCGGTGGCGCAGCAGGAGTTTCGGCAGATGTTCCCGCAGGCGGGGTGGGTGGAGCACGACGCGGAGGAGATCCTGGCCAGCCAGGTCGCCGTGGCGCGGCAGGCGGTGGCGGACGCCGGCTGCCGGCCGGCCGAGGTGGCCGCCGTGGGCATCACCAACCAGCGCGAGACCACCGTGGTGTGGGAGCGGCGTACCGGCACGCCGATTCACCCGGCCATCGTGTGGCAGGACCGCCGCACCAGCGGGATGGTGGCGGAGTTGGAGGCGGCCGGTCACGGCGAGCTGTTCCAGCGGCGCACCGGGCTGGTGCTGGACGCCTACTTCTCCGGTACCAAGCTGGCCTGGATCCTGGACCGCGTGCCGGACGCCCGCGCGCGCGCCGCGGACGGTGAACTGGCATTCGGCACCATCGACAGTTGGCTGGCGTTCCGCCTCAGCGGCGGCGCCATGCATCTCACCGACGCCACCAATGCCAGCCGCACGCTGCTGTACGACATCCACCGCGGCCGTTGGGACGAGGAGCTGCTCGGCCTGCTCGACGTACCGGCGGCGCTGCTGCCGGAGGTGCGCGACTCGTCGGCGGTGTACGGCGAACTGATCGGGCTGCTCGACGGAACGGTGCCGCTGGCCGGTATTGCGGGCGACCAGCAGGCGGCCTCGGTGGGGCAGGCGCTGTTCGCGCCGGGGCTGGCCAAGAACACGTACGGCACCGGGTGCTTCCTGCTCGCCCACACCGGCGCCGAAGCGCCACGCTCCGCCAACCGGCTGCTGACCACCGTGGCGTCGCAGATGGCCGGGCGGCGCGAGTATGCCCTGGAGGGCAGCGTATTCATGGGCGGCGCGGTGGTGCAGTGGCTGCGCGACGGCCTGGGGCTGATCGCCGGCGCGCCGGAAGTGGAGGCGCTGGCCGCGTCGGTGCCCGACACCGGCGGTGTCTACCTGGTGCCCGCGTTCGCCGGGCTGGGCGCGCCTTACTGGGACCAGGATGCGCGCGGCACCGTAACGGGACTGACGCGCGGCAGTGGCCGGGCGCACCTGGCGCGGGCGGCGCTGGAGGCGATCGCCTGCCAGGTGGTGGACGTGGTGCGCGCCATGGAGCGCGACCTGGGCACCCCGCTGAGCGAGCTGCGCGTGGACGGCGGCGCCGCTGCCAACAACCTGCTGCTGCAGTTGCAGGCCGACCTGCTCGATTTGCCGGTGGTGCGCCCGGTCAACCTGGAGACCACCGCCTGGGGCGCCGCGTTGCTGGCCGGCCTGGCGGTGGGCCTGTGGCCGGACCGCTCCGCCGCCGCCGACCTGTGGCGCGCCGAGCGGCGCTTCGAGCCGCGCATGAAGGCCGCCCGCCGCGAGGAACTGCTCGCCGGCTGGGCCGACGCGGTACAGCGCACACGCTCCCGCCCGGCGGCAACATCCACCGCCGCTGCCGGGTAGCGTGCTGCCGCGGGACGGTCGCGCACCGCCCGGACGAGCGCCGGAGAGTGCCGACCGGCGGTGCCGCCGGCCGGCGCCGGCGAAAGACGAATGAAGCGCGCCGACCATCTGCGCAGGCTGCAGGAGGAGCGCTTCGACCTGCTGGTGATCGGCGGCGGCGCCACCGGCTGCGGCAGCGCGCTCGACGCCGCCACCCGCGGCCTGCGGGTGGCGCTGGTGGAGCGCGCCGACTTCGGCAGCGGCACCAGCAGCCGCAGCACCAAGCTCGTGCACGGCGGCGTCCGTTACCTGGAGCAGGCG contains the following coding sequences:
- the glpK gene encoding glycerol kinase GlpK produces the protein MGRFVLALDQGTTSSRALLFDAAGAVVAVAQQEFRQMFPQAGWVEHDAEEILASQVAVARQAVADAGCRPAEVAAVGITNQRETTVVWERRTGTPIHPAIVWQDRRTSGMVAELEAAGHGELFQRRTGLVLDAYFSGTKLAWILDRVPDARARAADGELAFGTIDSWLAFRLSGGAMHLTDATNASRTLLYDIHRGRWDEELLGLLDVPAALLPEVRDSSAVYGELIGLLDGTVPLAGIAGDQQAASVGQALFAPGLAKNTYGTGCFLLAHTGAEAPRSANRLLTTVASQMAGRREYALEGSVFMGGAVVQWLRDGLGLIAGAPEVEALAASVPDTGGVYLVPAFAGLGAPYWDQDARGTVTGLTRGSGRAHLARAALEAIACQVVDVVRAMERDLGTPLSELRVDGGAAANNLLLQLQADLLDLPVVRPVNLETTAWGAALLAGLAVGLWPDRSAAADLWRAERRFEPRMKAARREELLAGWADAVQRTRSRPAATSTAAAG
- a CDS encoding FAD-dependent oxidoreductase, with amino-acid sequence MKRADHLRRLQEERFDLLVIGGGATGCGSALDAATRGLRVALVERADFGSGTSSRSTKLVHGGVRYLEQA